The following are encoded in a window of Lichenicola cladoniae genomic DNA:
- the mfd gene encoding transcription-repair coupling factor yields MSADGGGAVDATTTIWGVPEGYDAILLARRQTQFGGEHDGPLLHVARDDTNLARLADLLAYVRPEAEILRFPAWDCLPYDRVSPNPAIVSERVATLTRLLEPTTSPRIVLTTVNALVQRVPPRKAFAGQSLSVNSGESLDVAFLIEVLVANGYNRTDTVMEPGEFATRGGIVDIFPSGEPDPIRLDLFGDEVENIRRFDPATQRSTDKLDRLVLRPVSEISFDADSVSRFRTGWREQFGPEAANDPIYHSVSDARRHSGVEHWMPLFHEQIETLIDYLPGVSLSMDHQVDEVLSGRLEMIADHADARAMPTRDGEVPYRALPPELLYLDRAAWDAMLAHLPVLSFSPFAKPDGAGGFEAGGRPGIMFARSLPAGSRETVFQMLGDQVGKWAKGQKRRCFVTAWTRGSRERIGTLLREAGLDVEAINDWASTAKLKPGRIGLLTLGLERGFVAEDMALVSEQDLLGERISRPPRRRKRADQFIAEATEIAEGDLVVHQDYGIGRYDGLETIGIVRAGSQSVIGTAPHDCLRLIYDGNEKLFLPVENIELLSRFGSEQNGVALDKLGGASWQSRKSKMKQRIRDMAGELIRTAAARQLRDAPSLAPAEGEWDEFCSRFPFVETEDQARAIADVLEDLAAGRPMDRLICGDVGFGKTEVALRAAFVAAMSGSQVAVVVPTTLLARQHHRTFTARFAGLPVRVEQLSRMVNAKDAAAVKRGVTDGTVNIVIGTHALLAKGIEFADLGLLIVDEEQHFGVSHKEKLKALREDVHVLTLSATPIPRTLQLALTGVREMSLIATPPTDRLAVRTFIMPFDSVVIREALQRERFRGGQVFCVVPRIEDLDRMAARLHEIVPDAKLVQAHGRLAPTELERVMTEFGDGKYDILLSTNIVESGLDMPAVNTLVIHRADLFGLGQLYQLRGRVGRGKQRGYAYLTWPQQHRLSASAEKRLEVMQTLDQLGAGFTLASHDLDLRGAGNLLGDEQTGHIREVGIELYQQMLEDAVSDLRREKGKRKAEDRDWTPNIVLGLPVLIPETYVPDLPVRLGLYRRIGSLPGDAETEAMAAELVDRFGKLPDEVENLLQVVTLKRMCRMAGVEKLEAGPKGMVVQFRGNNFSNPAGLVAWIGAKGSDMRLRPDHKLAIAREMTTAARIKLARDVVGNLNRLADQAKAA; encoded by the coding sequence TTGAGCGCGGATGGCGGCGGCGCGGTCGACGCGACGACGACCATCTGGGGTGTGCCCGAGGGCTACGACGCGATATTGCTCGCACGCCGGCAGACGCAGTTCGGCGGCGAGCATGACGGACCGTTGCTGCATGTCGCGCGCGACGACACCAACCTGGCCCGGCTGGCCGACCTGCTGGCCTATGTCCGGCCGGAAGCGGAAATCCTGAGGTTCCCGGCCTGGGACTGCCTGCCGTACGACCGCGTCTCGCCCAACCCGGCGATCGTGTCCGAGCGGGTCGCGACGCTGACGCGCCTGCTGGAGCCGACCACCTCGCCGCGCATCGTGCTGACCACGGTCAATGCGCTGGTGCAGCGGGTGCCGCCGCGCAAGGCGTTCGCGGGGCAGTCGCTGAGCGTGAACTCGGGCGAGAGCCTGGACGTCGCCTTCCTGATCGAGGTGCTGGTCGCCAACGGCTACAACCGCACCGACACGGTGATGGAGCCCGGCGAGTTCGCCACGCGCGGCGGCATCGTCGACATCTTTCCGTCCGGCGAGCCCGACCCGATCCGCCTCGATTTGTTCGGGGACGAGGTCGAGAACATCCGGCGTTTCGATCCGGCCACCCAGCGCTCGACCGACAAGCTCGACCGGCTGGTGCTGCGGCCGGTGTCCGAGATCTCGTTCGATGCCGACAGCGTATCGCGGTTCCGCACCGGCTGGCGCGAGCAGTTCGGGCCGGAAGCCGCCAACGATCCGATCTATCACAGCGTGTCCGACGCGCGCCGGCATTCCGGCGTCGAGCACTGGATGCCGCTGTTCCACGAGCAGATCGAGACGCTGATCGACTACCTGCCCGGCGTGTCGCTGAGCATGGACCATCAGGTCGACGAGGTTTTGTCCGGCCGGCTCGAGATGATCGCCGACCATGCCGACGCACGGGCGATGCCGACCCGCGACGGCGAGGTGCCGTACCGGGCGCTGCCGCCCGAGCTGCTCTATCTGGATCGCGCCGCCTGGGACGCCATGCTGGCGCACCTGCCGGTGCTGTCGTTCAGTCCGTTCGCGAAGCCCGACGGCGCCGGCGGCTTCGAGGCGGGCGGGCGTCCCGGCATCATGTTCGCGCGCAGCCTGCCGGCCGGCAGCCGCGAGACCGTATTCCAGATGCTGGGCGACCAGGTCGGGAAATGGGCCAAGGGCCAGAAGCGGCGCTGCTTCGTCACCGCCTGGACCCGTGGCTCCCGCGAGCGCATCGGCACGCTGCTGCGCGAGGCCGGCCTGGATGTCGAGGCGATCAACGACTGGGCCTCCACCGCCAAGCTGAAGCCGGGCCGGATCGGCCTGCTGACGCTCGGCCTGGAACGCGGCTTCGTCGCCGAGGACATGGCGCTGGTGTCCGAGCAGGATCTGCTCGGCGAGCGGATCTCGCGTCCGCCACGCCGCCGCAAGCGCGCCGACCAGTTCATCGCCGAGGCCACCGAGATCGCCGAGGGCGACCTCGTGGTGCACCAGGATTACGGCATCGGCCGCTATGACGGGCTGGAGACTATCGGCATCGTTCGCGCCGGCAGCCAGAGCGTGATCGGCACCGCCCCGCACGACTGCCTGCGATTGATCTATGACGGCAACGAGAAGCTGTTCCTGCCGGTCGAGAATATCGAGCTGCTGAGCCGGTTCGGCTCCGAGCAGAACGGCGTGGCCCTCGACAAGCTCGGCGGTGCCTCCTGGCAGTCGCGCAAGTCCAAGATGAAGCAGCGCATCCGCGACATGGCGGGCGAGCTGATCCGGACCGCCGCGGCCCGCCAGCTGCGCGATGCGCCGAGCCTGGCGCCGGCGGAAGGGGAGTGGGACGAGTTCTGCTCGCGCTTCCCGTTCGTGGAGACCGAGGACCAGGCGCGGGCGATCGCCGACGTGCTCGAGGATCTGGCGGCCGGACGTCCCATGGACCGGCTGATCTGCGGCGATGTCGGCTTTGGGAAGACCGAGGTGGCGCTCCGGGCCGCCTTCGTGGCGGCGATGTCCGGCTCGCAGGTCGCGGTGGTGGTTCCGACCACCCTGCTGGCCCGCCAGCATCATCGCACCTTCACCGCACGCTTCGCAGGCCTGCCGGTCCGCGTTGAACAGCTGTCGCGCATGGTCAATGCCAAGGACGCCGCCGCCGTGAAGCGCGGCGTGACCGATGGCACCGTGAACATCGTGATCGGCACGCATGCCCTGCTCGCCAAGGGCATCGAGTTCGCCGATCTCGGCCTGCTGATCGTCGACGAGGAGCAGCATTTCGGCGTCTCGCACAAGGAGAAGCTGAAGGCGCTGCGCGAGGACGTGCACGTGCTGACGCTGTCCGCGACGCCGATCCCGCGCACGCTGCAGCTGGCACTGACCGGCGTGCGGGAAATGAGCCTGATCGCCACCCCGCCGACCGACCGGCTGGCGGTGCGCACCTTCATCATGCCGTTCGACTCCGTGGTGATCCGCGAGGCGTTGCAGCGCGAGCGGTTCCGTGGCGGCCAGGTCTTCTGCGTGGTGCCACGCATCGAGGATCTCGATCGCATGGCCGCGCGCCTGCATGAGATCGTGCCGGACGCCAAGCTGGTGCAGGCGCATGGACGATTGGCGCCGACCGAGCTCGAACGGGTGATGACCGAGTTCGGCGACGGCAAGTACGACATCCTGCTCTCCACCAACATCGTCGAGAGCGGGCTCGACATGCCGGCGGTGAACACGCTGGTGATCCATCGTGCCGACCTGTTCGGGCTTGGGCAGCTCTACCAGCTGCGCGGACGGGTCGGGCGCGGCAAGCAGCGCGGCTACGCCTATCTCACCTGGCCGCAGCAGCATCGCCTGTCGGCTTCGGCCGAGAAGCGCCTCGAGGTGATGCAGACGCTCGACCAGCTCGGCGCCGGTTTCACTCTCGCCAGTCACGACCTGGATCTTCGCGGCGCCGGCAATCTGCTCGGCGACGAGCAGACCGGGCACATCCGCGAGGTCGGCATCGAGCTGTACCAGCAGATGCTCGAGGATGCGGTGTCGGACCTGCGGCGCGAGAAGGGCAAGCGCAAGGCCGAGGATCGCGACTGGACACCCAACATCGTGCTCGGATTGCCGGTGCTGATCCCCGAAACCTACGTGCCGGACCTGCCGGTCAGGCTGGGCCTCTATCGCCGGATCGGCAGCCTGCCCGGCGACGCCGAGACCGAGGCGATGGCCGCCGAACTCGTCGATCGTTTCGGCAAGCTTCCCGACGAGGTCGAGAACCTGCTGCAGGTGGTGACGCTGAAGCGGATGTGCCGGATGGCGGGCGTCGAGAAGCTGGAGGCCGGGCCGAAAGGCATGGTGGTGCAGTTCCGCGGCAACAACTTCAGCAACCCGGCCGGGCTGGTTGCCTGGATCGGCGCCAAGGGCAGTGACATGCGCCTCCGCCCGGACCACAAGCTGGCGATCGCACGCGAGATGACCACGGCCGCACGGATCAAGCTGGCCCGCGACGTGGTCGGCAACCTGAACCGGCTGGCGGACCAGGCGAAGGCCGCCTGA
- a CDS encoding glycosyltransferase family 2 protein encodes MLQNRRVVVVLPAYNAARTLEQTCREIPRDIVDDIILTDDASRDGTVELARSLGLHTIRHDRNRGYGGNQKTCYAAALERGADIVVMLHPDYQYTPKLIAAMAAMLVSDQYDAVLASRILGRGAIAGGMPRYKYVANRGLTLVQNILMQAKLSEYHSGYRAWTRQVLERLPLDRCSDDFVFDNQMLAQALHHGFRIGEISCPTHYFAEASSINLKRSVVYGLGVLRTSAQYRLHHMKLRHDRLFDAVPD; translated from the coding sequence GTGCTCCAGAACCGTCGCGTCGTCGTTGTCCTGCCCGCCTACAACGCGGCGAGGACGCTGGAGCAGACTTGCCGTGAGATCCCCAGGGATATCGTCGACGACATCATCCTGACCGACGATGCCAGCCGGGATGGCACCGTGGAGCTGGCCCGGTCGCTCGGTTTGCACACGATCCGCCACGACCGGAACCGCGGCTACGGTGGCAACCAGAAAACCTGTTACGCTGCAGCATTGGAGCGCGGTGCCGACATCGTCGTGATGCTGCACCCCGATTACCAGTATACGCCGAAACTCATCGCGGCGATGGCCGCCATGCTGGTGTCCGACCAATACGATGCCGTCCTTGCCTCGCGGATCCTTGGACGTGGGGCGATCGCCGGCGGCATGCCGCGCTACAAGTACGTGGCGAACCGCGGTCTGACCCTGGTCCAGAACATCCTCATGCAGGCAAAGCTATCGGAGTATCACAGCGGCTATCGGGCCTGGACCAGACAGGTTCTGGAACGTCTGCCGCTCGATCGCTGCTCCGATGATTTCGTGTTCGACAACCAGATGCTGGCGCAGGCGCTGCATCACGGGTTTCGGATCGGCGAGATTTCCTGCCCCACGCATTACTTCGCGGAGGCTTCGTCGATCAACCTGAAGCGCAGCGTGGTCTATGGGCTCGGCGTGCTCCGGACGTCCGCACAATACCGTCTGCATCACATGAAGCTTCGGCATGACCGGTTGTTCGATGCCGTCCCGGACTGA
- a CDS encoding TVP38/TMEM64 family protein: MNSPAIRTDSTARSSGAFAIRVALAVVLLLVVVAGIVGIRVWPHRFAHGLSTMIEMGRSFGAVGWLLAALIQILIALCGILPASVGALAAGMLYGIVPGFLLSGVATLIGAALAFMLTRSLFRPFIARTLLRWPRIGRLDDAVAQDGWRLVCLLRISPIMPFAVTSYALGLTSLRMRQYMIGTLASLPALLGYVVLGKLAGAGLSALSTRQAQPLRWILLALAIAATALLTLRLGRIIARIMQLPTVPRAAQEPDTQRHVIL, encoded by the coding sequence GTGAACAGCCCAGCCATCCGGACCGATTCAACCGCCCGGTCGTCCGGAGCATTCGCAATACGCGTCGCCTTGGCAGTAGTCCTTCTCCTGGTGGTCGTGGCCGGGATCGTTGGAATACGGGTCTGGCCGCATCGGTTCGCCCACGGCCTGAGCACGATGATCGAGATGGGTCGCAGCTTCGGCGCTGTCGGGTGGTTGCTGGCCGCGTTGATCCAGATCCTGATCGCCTTGTGCGGGATACTGCCGGCGTCCGTCGGCGCACTCGCTGCCGGAATGCTCTACGGGATCGTGCCCGGCTTCCTGCTGTCAGGCGTGGCGACGCTGATCGGCGCGGCACTCGCGTTCATGCTGACGCGGTCGCTGTTCCGGCCATTCATCGCCCGGACGTTGCTGCGCTGGCCGCGGATCGGCCGGCTCGACGATGCGGTGGCGCAGGACGGCTGGCGCCTGGTGTGCCTGCTGCGTATTTCGCCCATCATGCCATTCGCCGTCACCAGTTATGCGCTCGGCCTGACATCGCTCCGTATGCGGCAATACATGATCGGCACACTGGCCTCGCTTCCAGCGCTGCTTGGCTATGTAGTGCTTGGAAAACTTGCGGGAGCTGGCCTGAGCGCGCTCTCGACCCGCCAAGCCCAGCCACTTCGGTGGATCCTGCTTGCCCTGGCGATTGCTGCAACCGCGCTCCTGACGCTGCGGCTAGGACGGATCATCGCTAGGATCATGCAATTGCCGACTGTTCCCCGGGCGGCACAGGAGCCAGATACTCAACGGCACGTTATCCTATGA
- a CDS encoding FkbM family methyltransferase codes for MLHDNIRRNKLEKRIRPITCALSNSNGYSNLYMLTQEHGLVETSASLEASFKSNHSSSNPVLVRTLDRAMLHLAPFVRQLSLIKVDVEGHETALLAGTTWTTRRYRPIIFIEILPNADIESLNQLVRLNRYTDVRPMAGGTPVIGSDVVYHPESWNHAFVSTERLSWFTKLQ; via the coding sequence ATGCTCCACGATAATATCCGTCGAAACAAGCTTGAGAAACGCATAAGGCCAATCACGTGTGCGCTTAGCAACTCGAACGGATATTCTAACCTCTACATGCTAACTCAGGAGCACGGTCTGGTAGAAACCAGTGCCTCGCTGGAGGCGAGTTTCAAGTCCAATCACTCATCAAGCAATCCGGTTCTTGTCAGAACGTTGGACCGGGCGATGCTGCACCTTGCGCCGTTTGTAAGGCAACTATCGCTGATCAAGGTTGATGTGGAGGGCCATGAAACAGCGTTACTGGCGGGCACAACATGGACAACCCGCCGCTACCGGCCGATCATTTTCATCGAAATCCTGCCAAACGCGGATATTGAAAGCTTGAACCAGTTGGTTAGGCTTAATCGTTACACAGACGTCCGCCCCATGGCCGGAGGCACACCCGTTATCGGATCAGATGTCGTGTATCATCCCGAGAGTTGGAATCACGCCTTCGTATCTACGGAGCGCCTGTCATGGTTTACAAAACTTCAATGA
- a CDS encoding DUF2142 domain-containing protein, which yields MRLTINRPLLQPLVLLFLMLSLPLGIFLAALTPLGQIPDEPPHVMKADSLLHGELIGHRETQIRPDGRRILREGVIGDSALLDVIISQIRVNDLTPSHMSGAALEESRRVRFGGRHAFYEIGTIASYFPIFYIPAAVAIGICKLCGFGAYAAFMAARLINLVLTLCMGAAALSLATRGRALLFATLLLPTTLSLAASVNQDGLLIGAAVLAVAFASRLRLDQPPAASPSYWAVAILVACISLAKPPYLPLVILLFLPLKLSRRSPLPAWFGIRLGTVALILACTIGWTWLNVHYAAAPVIRAPEEAGPLWPGNRPAIFDRTDMGAQLSVLLARPWLFISLPIHSMFMNRDVFTQLLGVLGWLNLVLPTTLMTLWVVALGASCLAGTLAGASNTDGSQPQETLALLAAVFITILLIYISQYLSFTPVGYDWISGPQGRYLVPLIPLVALALPRFGPRDAGQPGILLIPTAVAGLAGLYLIPVAIVTFFYHGQ from the coding sequence ATGCGCCTGACGATAAACCGCCCGTTACTGCAGCCCCTGGTTCTGCTGTTCTTGATGCTGTCATTGCCTCTGGGCATATTCCTGGCAGCCCTCACCCCTCTGGGACAGATACCAGACGAACCGCCGCACGTGATGAAGGCCGACTCACTGCTGCACGGTGAACTGATCGGACATCGCGAAACACAAATCCGACCGGACGGAAGGCGCATTCTACGTGAAGGAGTAATAGGAGATAGCGCGTTGCTGGACGTCATCATCTCGCAGATCCGCGTGAATGATCTGACGCCTAGTCATATGAGCGGAGCCGCTCTGGAAGAGTCGAGACGGGTTAGGTTTGGCGGACGGCATGCTTTCTATGAGATCGGCACGATTGCCAGCTATTTTCCGATTTTCTATATCCCGGCCGCAGTCGCGATAGGGATCTGCAAGTTGTGTGGCTTTGGTGCATATGCGGCGTTCATGGCTGCTCGCCTCATCAATCTGGTTCTCACGCTCTGTATGGGGGCGGCCGCATTGTCTTTGGCGACGCGCGGCAGAGCGCTTTTGTTTGCAACCCTTCTGCTACCCACGACCTTGTCCTTGGCCGCGTCAGTTAACCAGGACGGGCTGTTGATCGGCGCAGCAGTACTTGCCGTCGCTTTCGCTAGTCGTCTCCGCCTAGACCAGCCTCCCGCTGCATCGCCATCCTATTGGGCGGTGGCAATTCTGGTCGCCTGCATCAGCTTGGCTAAACCCCCTTATCTCCCACTTGTCATTCTGTTGTTCCTACCGCTGAAACTATCACGACGCAGCCCGCTACCAGCATGGTTCGGTATCAGGTTAGGCACAGTTGCCTTGATTCTGGCATGCACTATCGGCTGGACGTGGCTTAACGTCCACTACGCGGCAGCACCGGTGATACGGGCGCCAGAAGAGGCTGGTCCGCTTTGGCCGGGCAATCGCCCGGCGATCTTCGATCGCACTGACATGGGAGCGCAGTTGTCGGTATTGCTGGCGCGACCCTGGCTCTTCATTAGCCTTCCGATTCACTCGATGTTTATGAATCGAGATGTCTTTACGCAGCTCTTGGGTGTACTTGGTTGGCTTAACCTAGTATTGCCGACCACGCTAATGACGCTCTGGGTGGTGGCACTCGGCGCTTCGTGTCTCGCCGGGACGTTAGCTGGGGCATCAAACACGGACGGAAGCCAGCCTCAAGAAACGCTTGCTTTGCTTGCAGCAGTCTTCATAACGATCCTCTTAATTTACATTTCGCAATATCTCAGCTTCACACCGGTCGGGTATGATTGGATCAGCGGACCGCAAGGTCGGTATCTAGTCCCGTTAATTCCACTGGTGGCACTCGCGCTTCCGCGGTTCGGACCACGCGATGCTGGCCAGCCAGGTATTCTGCTCATTCCTACGGCTGTTGCTGGGCTCGCAGGTTTATATTTGATACCTGTAGCTATAGTGACGTTTTTCTATCATGGACAGTAG
- a CDS encoding bile acid:sodium symporter family protein codes for MLKPDPFLLALIVTVLLASFVPCHGAAVPVFHGLTIAVIALMFFMQGARLSRAAILTGLGHWRLHLAILCCTFVLFPLLGLALHALAPGLLTPTLWLGVLFVCVLPSTVQSSIAFTSIARGNIPAAVCAATASNLLGIVITPLLTGLVLAGGIHAHAQVSGRGVLDIVLQLLLPFVAGQLLQPWIGGWARRNKRLLGFTDRGSILIVVYTAFSEAVVQGLWQKVPLEQLGLVLLVDALLLGVILLVTRYGARALGFAHEDEIAIVFCGSKKTLATGVPMANVLFPSAMVGQIVLPLMIFHQLQLFVCAVLARRYAQRAMIDADTPVRTRS; via the coding sequence ATGCTGAAGCCAGACCCGTTCCTGCTCGCCTTGATCGTCACGGTGCTGCTGGCCTCGTTCGTCCCGTGCCACGGGGCGGCAGTGCCGGTGTTCCATGGCCTGACCATCGCGGTCATCGCGCTGATGTTCTTCATGCAGGGCGCCCGGCTGTCGCGAGCGGCGATCCTGACCGGGCTGGGACACTGGCGGCTGCACCTGGCCATCCTGTGCTGCACCTTCGTGCTGTTCCCGCTGCTCGGCCTGGCCCTGCACGCCCTGGCGCCCGGATTGCTGACGCCGACGCTCTGGCTCGGCGTGCTGTTCGTGTGCGTGCTGCCCTCCACGGTCCAGTCGTCGATCGCGTTCACCTCGATCGCGCGGGGCAACATCCCGGCGGCGGTGTGTGCTGCCACCGCGTCGAACCTGCTCGGCATCGTGATCACCCCGCTCCTGACCGGGCTGGTCCTGGCGGGCGGGATCCACGCCCATGCCCAGGTTTCCGGCCGGGGCGTGCTCGATATCGTCCTGCAACTGCTGCTGCCCTTCGTGGCCGGCCAGCTGCTGCAGCCGTGGATCGGCGGCTGGGCGCGGCGGAACAAGCGGCTGCTCGGCTTCACCGATCGCGGCTCGATCCTCATCGTCGTCTATACGGCGTTCAGCGAGGCGGTGGTGCAGGGGCTCTGGCAGAAGGTGCCGCTGGAACAACTCGGGCTGGTGCTGCTGGTGGATGCGCTGCTGCTCGGGGTGATCCTGCTGGTGACGCGATACGGCGCGCGGGCACTGGGCTTCGCGCACGAGGACGAGATCGCGATCGTGTTCTGCGGCTCGAAAAAGACGTTGGCCACCGGCGTGCCGATGGCCAACGTGCTGTTTCCCAGTGCCATGGTCGGGCAGATCGTGCTGCCGCTGATGATATTCCACCAGCTGCAGCTGTTCGTGTGCGCGGTACTGGCCCGCCGCTATGCGCAGCGAGCCATGATCGACGCGGATACGCCGGTCAGAACGCGTAGTTGA
- a CDS encoding TonB-dependent receptor plug domain-containing protein — translation MTTTQASGFRRVLLYTACPLAIIAGTLPAIAQTGDATTKTPAPVRHHSHKTRHVSATTAAKVEAPPILVAANEPVPAGRGSAGSGAAAPAFADAGESVIVTGTRSLNRKARDSTSPIDVISATTLRRSGEPNLASALVKTDPSINIKAEGSDTAALTANIVLRGLNPNDTLILLDGKRRHPTSNIAADSGPEQGSTAPDINMIPSSAIDHIEVLRDGAAAQYGSDAIAGVVNIITKKSDHGFNASAQTGANAANGDGWLYQLDADGGTSFGRDGYLHIGGGMYHKDFFVAPTEDNRAAKFGSPLNSNKILGVPEETRETLSIAAGETLVPDLFGGVQGYGLITYAHRHSEGYENWRTPTVLPQLYPNGFSPLETNDENDFATTLGLKAEDFFGFHVDISSTYGDDETDIGNKNTANPNLYKTGAEPGDPDFDLGTGFTPTKVLAQTQRTAQWTNNLDFTQPFTVFGKSVNLAFGAEHRLDTYQLGAGNPASWEVGGTQGFAGLRPQNAGSWNRDVYAGYIDLDTHPLKHWDLDFAGRFEHYTDSGNTENGKVSTRYDFSRRFAIRGTISNGFRAPSLAEEHFSSLNVGPTSASGDLAVDSAAGRSIGALPLKPERSTNVSAGFVVEPITNLSITTDVYQINIRDRIVGAGGVTGQPALDAIELTGATIPANAQVDQISAFYFANGVSTRTQGLNVAANYFSDFRQYGTVNWTAGIDLNRTRLHHVGTDGLGNPFLTAQGAGYVTTATPRSKIILNAFWKIGKVDVNVRETRWGQTTNLLGYQDQAPADLAFSGTQFLEFKSTPVWLTDLEIGYQIQKHWHATLGANNLFNMRPRQTPASTAYANVSHYDQTASQIPLSGGFYYGRVNYAF, via the coding sequence ATGACGACAACCCAAGCAAGCGGCTTTCGAAGAGTGCTGCTGTATACTGCATGTCCGTTGGCGATCATTGCCGGGACGCTTCCGGCGATCGCCCAGACAGGTGATGCGACAACCAAGACGCCCGCACCGGTTCGTCATCATTCGCACAAGACAAGACATGTCAGCGCCACAACCGCGGCCAAAGTGGAAGCACCACCCATCCTGGTTGCAGCGAACGAGCCAGTCCCGGCGGGACGGGGCAGTGCCGGATCGGGCGCCGCAGCTCCGGCGTTCGCGGATGCGGGCGAGAGCGTCATCGTCACCGGCACGCGCAGCCTCAACCGCAAGGCGCGCGACAGCACCAGCCCGATCGACGTCATCAGCGCGACCACCCTGCGTCGGTCCGGCGAACCCAACCTCGCCAGCGCGCTGGTCAAGACCGACCCCTCGATCAACATCAAGGCGGAAGGCTCCGATACCGCAGCACTGACCGCGAACATCGTCCTGCGCGGCCTCAACCCGAACGACACCCTGATCCTGCTCGACGGCAAGCGCCGGCATCCGACCTCGAACATCGCGGCCGATTCAGGACCCGAGCAAGGCTCGACGGCGCCGGACATCAACATGATCCCGTCGTCGGCGATCGACCATATCGAGGTCCTGCGCGATGGCGCGGCGGCGCAGTACGGATCGGACGCCATCGCCGGCGTGGTCAACATCATTACCAAGAAGAGCGATCACGGCTTCAACGCCAGCGCCCAGACCGGGGCGAACGCCGCGAACGGCGACGGCTGGCTCTATCAGCTCGATGCCGATGGCGGCACGTCGTTCGGCCGCGACGGCTACCTGCATATCGGCGGCGGCATGTATCACAAGGACTTCTTCGTCGCGCCCACCGAGGATAATCGTGCGGCCAAGTTCGGCTCGCCACTCAACTCGAATAAAATCCTGGGCGTCCCCGAGGAAACCCGCGAGACGCTGAGCATCGCCGCCGGTGAGACGCTGGTGCCCGACCTGTTCGGTGGCGTGCAGGGCTACGGCCTGATCACCTATGCCCACCGCCACTCCGAGGGCTACGAGAACTGGCGGACCCCGACAGTGCTTCCGCAACTCTATCCGAACGGCTTCTCGCCGCTGGAGACCAACGACGAGAACGATTTCGCCACCACCCTGGGCCTGAAGGCCGAGGACTTCTTCGGTTTCCATGTGGACATCAGCAGCACGTACGGCGACGACGAGACCGACATCGGCAACAAGAACACCGCCAACCCCAACCTCTACAAGACCGGCGCCGAGCCCGGCGATCCGGATTTCGATCTCGGCACCGGCTTCACGCCGACCAAGGTCCTGGCACAGACCCAGCGCACCGCGCAATGGACCAACAACCTCGATTTCACCCAGCCGTTCACCGTGTTCGGCAAGTCGGTCAACCTGGCATTCGGTGCGGAACACCGGCTCGATACCTACCAGCTCGGCGCCGGTAATCCCGCCTCCTGGGAAGTCGGAGGCACCCAGGGTTTCGCCGGCCTGCGCCCGCAGAACGCCGGCAGCTGGAACCGCGACGTCTATGCCGGCTACATCGACCTCGACACCCACCCGCTCAAGCACTGGGACCTCGATTTCGCCGGCCGCTTCGAGCACTACACGGACTCCGGCAATACCGAGAACGGCAAGGTCTCGACCCGCTACGATTTCAGCCGCAGGTTCGCGATCCGCGGCACGATCAGCAACGGCTTCCGGGCGCCGTCACTGGCCGAGGAGCATTTCAGCTCGCTCAATGTCGGGCCGACCAGCGCCAGCGGCGATCTTGCCGTGGACTCCGCCGCCGGCCGTTCGATCGGCGCGTTGCCGCTCAAGCCGGAACGTTCCACCAACGTCAGCGCGGGTTTCGTGGTGGAGCCGATCACCAACCTGAGCATCACCACCGACGTCTACCAGATCAACATCCGCGACCGGATCGTCGGCGCCGGCGGCGTGACGGGCCAGCCAGCGCTCGATGCGATCGAACTGACGGGTGCCACCATTCCGGCCAATGCCCAGGTCGACCAGATCTCGGCGTTCTATTTCGCCAACGGGGTCAGCACCCGCACCCAGGGCCTCAACGTCGCCGCCAACTATTTTTCCGACTTCCGCCAGTACGGCACCGTCAACTGGACCGCCGGCATCGATCTCAACCGGACCCGCCTGCATCATGTCGGCACCGACGGTCTCGGCAACCCGTTCCTGACCGCCCAGGGTGCGGGCTACGTCACCACCGCGACGCCGCGCAGCAAGATCATCCTCAATGCGTTCTGGAAGATCGGGAAGGTGGACGTCAACGTCCGCGAGACACGCTGGGGCCAGACCACCAACCTGCTCGGCTACCAGGACCAGGCGCCGGCCGACCTCGCCTTCTCCGGCACGCAGTTCCTGGAGTTCAAGAGCACGCCGGTGTGGCTGACCGATCTCGAGATCGGCTACCAGATCCAGAAGCACTGGCACGCGACGCTCGGCGCCAACAATTTGTTCAACATGCGTCCGCGCCAGACCCCGGCCTCGACCGCCTACGCGAACGTCAGCCACTACGACCAGACCGCCTCGCAGATCCCGCTCTCGGGCGGCTTCTACTACGGACGCGTCAACTACGCGTTCTGA